The sequence AGCAGTCTCCATGACCATCTCGAACTCACAGCTGAGCCGCCGAGCCTTCCTCGGAGGCGGCACCGTGCTCGCCGCATTCGGTGCCCTCGCGCTCGCCGGGTGTGCAACGCCCGCCGCCCCCGGCGCCGGTGCCGGAGGGGCCTCGGCCGGTGCCGCGACAGCAGCCAAGACGATCAACTTCTACGGCAACTCGCTCGGCGAGGAGGCGCTGAAGTCCGCGTGGCAGGGCATCCTCGACGGGTTCTCCAAGAAGGAGGGCGTCAAGGTCGCCCCGGTCATCTACCCGTACGACCAGGCGGCCACGCAGCTCGCTCTGACCGGGCGCTCCGGCAACCTCATGGGCGTCGGTCAGTCGGGCGGGTGGCAGGTCCTCACGCCGATGAACGTGCTCGCCGACCTCACCGACCTCGCCAAGGGGCTCGGCATCCCGCAGGGCGTGCTCGACTCGTACACGATGGACGGCAAGCTGCTCGTGCTGCCGCTCACGGCCGCCGGCATCGGCATCATCACCAACGGCGAGATCGCGAAGAGCGTCGGCATCAAGTCGGGTATGACGGTGGAGCAGTTCGCCACCGCGCTCGAGAAGATCAAGAAGCAGGACAAGTCGCTGATCCCGTACGCCGCGGTCACCAAGAACCCCGACCTCAAGGACTCCGTGCCGTGGATGTGGGGCTTCGGCAGCGATGTCGTCACCGACGACCTCAAGTGCACGCTGGGCGACGCCGAGAGCGTCGAGGCCGTCACCTGGTACAAGTCCCTGCAGGACCAGGGTCTGACCCAGACGAACGTCGCCCGCAGCGATGCCCGCATCCTGTTCGCCAGCGGCCGGGCCGCGCT is a genomic window of Microbacterium maritypicum containing:
- a CDS encoding extracellular solute-binding protein, encoding MTISNSQLSRRAFLGGGTVLAAFGALALAGCATPAAPGAGAGGASAGAATAAKTINFYGNSLGEEALKSAWQGILDGFSKKEGVKVAPVIYPYDQAATQLALTGRSGNLMGVGQSGGWQVLTPMNVLADLTDLAKGLGIPQGVLDSYTMDGKLLVLPLTAAGIGIITNGEIAKSVGIKSGMTVEQFATALEKIKKQDKSLIPYAAVTKNPDLKDSVPWMWGFGSDVVTDDLKCTLGDAESVEAVTWYKSLQDQGLTQTNVARSDARILFASGRAALYDDAPLASTFVKTNGAAQNIIDNIGAISRPTAGGKDSFNRAWGSGVFATAGEGELTSRDFILYAATNVEAATALYENSAVAPAAKSVADKIPALAADKFQGAFRTEVSEHARGAAWDRVAVTAQIDAAIGAGVATILAGQVEAQAGLNALKKEVQGLLDSNA